The following proteins come from a genomic window of Aequorivita marisscotiae:
- a CDS encoding DJ-1/PfpI family protein has protein sequence MTKFRVLTIMIFTTILISCNSEKSKNNLDKENLNQKEIESDTLTKHLKPFKSELPTIGLLMYNGVLQSEVIATSDVFAKPTESGKQIFNVITIAETEKPITTEEGIKILPDFTFENCPKLTALFVPSAYDMYAQVHNEKIVNFIKEKNKETEYVVSNCAGAQLIGKSGIADGHKIVTWIGGGEQLQKDYPNLKVQNDSLVTFVEDGKFSSSNGNLASYISALNLLEKMTSSEHKKFVESYLYLDRIQNWKN, from the coding sequence ATGACAAAATTTAGAGTTTTAACAATAATGATTTTCACAACTATTTTGATAAGTTGCAACTCTGAAAAATCGAAAAATAATCTCGATAAAGAGAACCTAAATCAAAAGGAAATTGAATCGGATACTCTGACAAAACACTTAAAACCATTCAAATCGGAATTGCCAACAATCGGACTTTTGATGTATAACGGAGTTTTACAAAGCGAAGTAATTGCTACTTCTGATGTTTTCGCAAAACCAACCGAAAGCGGAAAACAAATCTTTAATGTAATCACGATTGCAGAAACTGAAAAACCAATCACAACCGAAGAAGGAATAAAAATTTTGCCTGACTTTACGTTTGAAAATTGCCCAAAATTAACAGCTCTTTTTGTGCCGAGTGCTTATGATATGTACGCACAAGTTCACAACGAAAAAATAGTAAACTTCATAAAAGAGAAAAATAAAGAAACTGAATATGTTGTGAGTAATTGTGCTGGAGCTCAATTAATCGGAAAATCTGGAATTGCAGATGGACATAAAATCGTCACTTGGATTGGTGGTGGAGAACAATTACAAAAAGACTATCCGAATTTAAAAGTACAGAATGATAGTTTGGTAACTTTCGTTGAGGACGGAAAATTCAGTTCGTCAAATGGAAATTTAGCAAGTTATATTTCAGCATTGAATTTATTGGAGAAAATGACGAGTTCGGAACATAAAAAATTCGTGGAAAGTTATTTATATCTTGACCGAATTCAAAATTGGAAAAACTAA